The following are encoded together in the Mesoplodon densirostris isolate mMesDen1 chromosome 2, mMesDen1 primary haplotype, whole genome shotgun sequence genome:
- the LRRC71 gene encoding leucine-rich repeat-containing protein 71, producing MSGEASAPPVASPRAPRSGIQKSSGAVTRKGDRGAKEKPTTVLPPVGEEKPQNPEEYQGTGVLEVDFAELCTRWGYTDFPKVVTRPRPHPAFVPSASTSEKPTVDEQRLSRSCSLNSLESKYVFFRPTIQVELEPEDKSVKEIYIRGWKVEERILGIFSKCLISLSQLQAINLWKVGLTDKTLTTFIALLPLCSSTLRKVSLEGNPLPEQSYHKLMAVDSTIAHLSLRNNNIDDHGAQLLGQALSTLHSCNRTLVSLNLGFNHIGDEGAGYIADGLRLNRSLLWLSLAHNRIQDKGALKLAEVLRPFELTHTEVVERRRLLLEKGSQERSRSPSTSRHGDDSKTEREKNQLMGVSSFAMVEKDKTQTTKTPKGLGKKKKSGEVVKKEERSGSGQSPTQGTPKKEDSTKAGKGKVTIPEQKLSKGKGTKTGSKEKRSILLESELVGEATEMVNPLLEPVEHRDGKVFMPGNRVLLHLNLLRNRITEVGLEAFLTAVQYQAQFSKSKSASKGPVGLLWLSLAKNCFSPQCPAYTTIQELMLPRDPVSEAKHKEEAAAASST from the exons ATGTCGGGCGAGGCGAGCGCACCACCGGTGGCCTCACCCAGGGCCCCGCGTTCCGGGATCCAGAAGTCATCCGGTGCAGTGACCAGGAAGGGGGACCGCGGGGCCAAGGAGAAGCCGACGACCGTCCTGCCGCCGGTGGGGGAGGAGAAACCCCAAAACCCTG AGGAGTACCAGGGCACCGGCGTCCTCGAGGTGGACTTCGCTGAGCTCTGCACGCGGTGGGGCTATACGGACTTCCCCAAAGTGGTCACCCGGCCCCGCCCGCACCCGGCCTTCGTCCCCTCCGCCTCTACGTCGGAAAAGCCCACCGTAG ACGAACAGCGGCTGTCCCGGTCCTGCAGTCTCAACAGCCTGGAGAGCAAATACGTGTTCTTCCGGCCCACCATCCAGGTGGAGCTGGAGCCCGAGGACAAGTCCGTGAAGGAAATCTACATCCGCG GTTGGAAGGTTGAGGAGCGGATCCTGGGTATCTTCTCTAAGTGTCTGATCTCCCTCAGCCAGCTTCAGGCCATCAA CTTGTGGAAGGTGGGGCTGACTGATAAGACCCTGACCACCTTTATCgccctcctgcctctctgctcATCCACGCTCAG GAAGGTGTCTCTGGAGGGGAACCCGCTGCCGGAGCAGTCCTACCACAAGCTCATGGCAGTGGACAGCAC GATCGCGCACTTGTCTCTGCGGAACAACAATATCGACGACCACGGGGCGCAGCTCCTAGGCCAGGCTCTGTCCACGCTGCACAGCTGCAACCGGACCCTGGTCTCCCTCAACCTGGGCTTCAACCACATCGGTGACGAGGGCGCGGGCTACATCGCAGAC gGCCTCCGGCTCAACCGCTCCCTGCTCTGGCTGTCCCTGGCCCACAACCGCATCCAGGACAAGGGCGCCCTGAAGCTGGCCGAG GTCCTGCGCCCCTTCGAGCTGACGCACACCGAGGTGGTGGAGCGCCGGCGCCTCCTGCTGGAGAAAGGTTCGCAGGAGCGCTCGCGATCG CCTTCCACCTCTCGACATGGGGACGACTCCAAAACAGAGCGTGAGAAGAATCAGCTGATGGGGGTCAGCAGTTTTGCAATGGTGGAGAAAGACAAGACGCAGACAACGAAGACCCCTAAGGGTctgggcaagaaaaagaagtccGGG GAAGTGGTGAAGAAAGAGGAGAGGTCAGGGTCTGGGCAGTCACCCACACAAGGAACCCCTAAGAAAGAAGACTCCACAAAGGCAGGCAAGGGGA AGGTAACCATCCCTGAGCAGAAACTAAGCAAGGGAAAAGGGACCAAGACTGGGAGCAAAGAGAAGCGCAGCATCCTCCTGGAGTCAGAG CTGGTTGGGGAAGCTACTGAGATGGTCAACCCTCTTCTGGAGCCCGTGGAGCACCGAGATGGGAAAGTTTTCATGCCTGGGAACAGGGTCCTTTTGCATCTCAACCTTCTCC GAAACCGCATCACAGAGGTGGGGCTAGAGGCCTTCCTCACCGCAGTGCAGTACCAGGCACAGTTCTCCAAGTCCAAGAGCGCGTCCAAGGGCCCCGTGGGGCTGCTGTGGCTGTCCCTGGCG aaaAACTGCTTCTCCCCACAATGTCCTGCGTACACCACGATCCAAGAGCTGATGCTGCCAAGGGACCCTGTCAGTGAAGCCAAGCACAAAGAGGAGGCGGCTGCGGCTTCCTCCACCTAG